From Daucus carota subsp. sativus chromosome 6, DH1 v3.0, whole genome shotgun sequence, the proteins below share one genomic window:
- the LOC108226143 gene encoding uncharacterized protein LOC108226143, producing MDRTQEEMKALGVFGIYREGHKVMAPYRKIFNQITLAFVLPLTVIYLAEMEISDLLFPRQRYNYIYGGRDTTSLKDWTLYILFELGYYTSFLIFSLLSTSAVVYSIACIYANRSLSSFGKVISIVPKVWKRLMITFIVTYAFTFVYLVVVIVTLYLCLANSGTVPALLSLILLLVYAIGIVYLTIVWQLASIVTVLEDSSGVKAMKKSRKLIRGKFWVALAVFVGLDIPVAVIQFVFYTFVVYGDFWEMWKRVLVGMACLVLLVPIFLYQLVVQTIIYFVCKSYHNESIDKPAMSNHLGGYERLYGPNEVQMEQV from the coding sequence ATGGATAGAACACAAGAAGAAATGAAAGCTCTCGGTGTGTTCGGCATATACAGAGAAGGCCACAAGGTCATGGCTCCGTACCGAAAAATCTTCAACCAAATCACTCTAGCCTTCGTCCTCCCACTCACCGTCATTTACCTAGCGGAAATGGAGATCTCTGATCTCCTGTTTCCGCGACAAAGATACAATTATATCTACGGTGGTAGAGACACCACCTCACTCAAAGACTGGACTCTCTACATTCTTTTCGAGCTCGGATACTACACTTCCTTTCTCATCTTTTCCCTGCTCTCCACTTCTGCTGTGGTCTACTCCATTGCCTGCATTTACGCGAACCGCAGCCTCTCTAGCTTCGGCAAAGTCATCAGCATTGTGCCGAAAGTCTGGAAGCGCCTCATGATCACATTCATTGTTACTTATGCCTTCACTTTCGTCTACTTGGTAGTCGTTATTGTAACCCTGTATCTTTGCTTGGCTAACAGCGGAACCGTTCCTGCGTTGCTGTCCTTGATTCTACTACTTGTATACGCTATAGGGATCGTGTACCTGACAATTGTGTGGCAGCTGGCTAGTATTGTGACGGTATTAGAAGATTCCAGCGGAGTCAAAGCGATGAAGAAGAGCAGGAAGTTGATCAGGGGGAAGTTCTGGGTGGCTCTGGCTGTTTTTGTGGGACTGGATATTCCTGTTGCGGTGATACAGTTTGTGTTCTATACGTTTGTTGTATATGGGGATTTCTGGGAGATGTGGAAGAGGGTTCTTGTGGGAATGGCGTGCCTGGTTCTGCTTGTGCCCATATTTCTGTATCAGCTTGTTGTTCAGACCATCATCTACTTCGTCTGCAAGTCGTATCATAATGAGAGCATCGATAAGCCTGCCATGTCGAATCATCTCGGAGGGTATGAGCGTTTGTATGGCCCGAATGAGGTGCAGATGGAACAAGTTTAA